A region from the Dehalococcoidales bacterium genome encodes:
- the acpS gene encoding holo-ACP synthase yields the protein MQQVGVDIIEIKRIEEAVSRWGSRFLNRIYTDSELRLYQDKPASLAARFSGKEAVIKALGDNQLSYRDIEIISDENGKPLVNLHGDAKFKACKNGLQAISISLSHCRDHAVACVSAEIGPVGGVPPNCL from the coding sequence ATGCAACAGGTTGGAGTGGATATTATCGAAATCAAGCGAATTGAAGAAGCCGTTTCCCGTTGGGGCAGCCGCTTTTTAAATCGTATTTATACCGATTCCGAACTTCGGCTTTATCAGGATAAACCGGCGTCGCTGGCGGCGCGTTTTTCCGGCAAAGAAGCGGTTATCAAAGCCCTGGGAGATAACCAACTATCCTATCGTGATATTGAAATAATATCCGATGAAAACGGAAAGCCTCTGGTTAATTTGCACGGTGATGCAAAATTTAAGGCATGTAAAAATGGTTTACAAGCTATTTCAATCAGTCTTTCTCATTGCCGCGACCATGCGGTTGCCTGTGTTTCCGCCGAAATCGGTCCCGTTGGCGGAGTGCCCCCTAACTGCCTGTAA
- a CDS encoding YebC/PmpR family DNA-binding transcriptional regulator, whose protein sequence is MAGHSKWANIKNQKGAADAKRGQLFTKLTREIMLAVREHGSNPEANPRLRLCIQRARDNNMPMDNIERAIKKADGTLEGVTYDEFVLEGYGPGGAAILVDILSDNRIRSIQEVRSTFTRTGGGLGEAGSVNWQFELKGVIGIEVAEGMDIDDVSLSAIDAGAEDVKADPEYIEIITGLEDMENIRKALEENGIPVKSAELAKVAKNTIELDDETSLSVLKLIDRLDNLDDVRSVWSNVDFSDEVMEKYEG, encoded by the coding sequence ATGGCAGGTCATTCTAAATGGGCTAATATAAAAAATCAGAAAGGTGCCGCTGACGCCAAGAGAGGGCAGCTTTTTACCAAATTAACTCGCGAAATAATGCTGGCCGTCCGCGAGCACGGCAGTAACCCCGAGGCCAATCCGCGCCTTAGGCTTTGTATCCAAAGGGCACGCGATAACAATATGCCGATGGATAATATCGAAAGGGCAATCAAAAAAGCCGATGGGACACTGGAAGGCGTAACCTATGATGAGTTTGTTTTGGAAGGCTACGGTCCGGGCGGTGCCGCAATTTTGGTTGATATTTTATCCGATAACCGGATTCGTTCAATCCAAGAAGTAAGGAGTACCTTTACACGTACCGGCGGAGGGCTTGGTGAAGCGGGCAGCGTCAACTGGCAATTTGAACTAAAAGGTGTTATCGGCATAGAAGTGGCGGAAGGGATGGATATCGATGACGTTTCTTTGTCGGCTATTGATGCCGGAGCCGAAGATGTCAAAGCGGACCCCGAATATATCGAGATAATTACCGGCCTTGAAGATATGGAAAATATCCGTAAGGCTTTGGAAGAAAATGGAATCCCCGTTAAATCGGCGGAACTTGCCAAAGTTGCCAAAAACACAATCGAACTTGACGATGAAACATCGCTTTCGGTTCTAAAATTGATTGACAGGCTCGACAACTTGGATGATGTTCGCAGCGTTTGGAGTAACGTTGATTTTAGCGACGAGGTGATGGAAAAATACGAGGGGTAA